From the genome of Fusobacterium varium, one region includes:
- a CDS encoding Calcium-transporting ATPase lmo0841 gives MKNYFSKSKDEILKEFDSNEKGLTTGRVETSIEKYGYNQLNEEKKLSTFAVFVSQFKDFLVIILIIASIISLVSGNEESTIVILVVIIINAILGTVQHLKAEESISSLKSLSAPKSKVLRDGEKVEILSKYLVPGDIIFIEAGDLVPADGRVIESFSLLVNESSLTGESESVEKTSDIITDGELALGDQKNMVFSGSLVSYGRGVVIVTSTGMNTELGKIASLLEATKEKSTPLQVSLDNFGKKLSIGIIILCIIVFGINVLHGAKMLDSLMFAVALAVAAIPEALSSIVTIVLALGTQKLSKENAIIKNLKSVESLGCISVICSDKTGTLTQNKMTVKQVYINNKVYNEKGLDIKDTGESLILKESILCNDATSEIGDPTEIALINLSEINYNIDSKELKEKYPRISEIPFDSDRKLMSTVHEIDNEILMLTKGALDSVLPKTTHILVNNEVREITKTDIENIENINTMFAETGLRVLTFAYKILNERKEITREDEDKFIFIGLVGMIDPPREESKAAVEKCITAGIKPVMITGDHKITATTIAKEIGIYQEGDNVLEGIEVEKMSDEELINKVASTSVYARVSPEHKIRIVTAWQSLGKICAMTGDGVNDAPALKRADIGIAMGITGTEVSKDAASMILTDDNFSTIVKAVTTGRNIYSNIKNSIRFLLSGNTAGILAVLYSSLAGLPVIFAPVHLLFINLLTDSLPAIAIGMEPSHGDILTEKPRDPKEPILTKELAGKILIEGLLIAVFVMLAFYMGYQGGDTLKGSTMAFSVLCLARLFHGFNCRGGSSIIGLGLFSNMFSIAAFVIGFILLNGILIFPVFHSIFHVAPLSVNDLLYIYGLAFIPTLIIQISKFIKYRK, from the coding sequence ATGAAAAATTATTTTTCTAAGTCGAAAGATGAAATTTTAAAAGAATTTGATTCAAATGAAAAGGGGCTCACAACAGGCAGAGTAGAAACTTCTATTGAAAAATATGGATATAATCAGCTTAATGAAGAAAAGAAATTAAGCACTTTTGCTGTATTTGTTTCTCAATTCAAAGATTTTTTGGTTATTATCCTTATTATAGCTTCTATTATTTCCCTTGTTTCAGGAAATGAAGAAAGTACCATTGTTATTTTAGTTGTCATCATTATCAATGCTATACTTGGAACAGTACAGCATTTAAAGGCTGAGGAATCTATTAGTAGTTTGAAAAGCTTGTCAGCTCCAAAGTCAAAAGTTCTGAGAGATGGAGAAAAGGTAGAAATATTATCTAAATATCTTGTTCCTGGAGATATTATTTTTATTGAAGCAGGAGATTTAGTTCCTGCAGATGGAAGAGTTATTGAAAGTTTCTCTCTTCTTGTAAATGAAAGTTCTCTTACTGGGGAATCTGAAAGTGTAGAAAAAACAAGTGATATAATAACTGATGGGGAGCTTGCCCTTGGAGATCAGAAAAATATGGTATTTTCTGGAAGTCTGGTAAGTTATGGAAGAGGTGTTGTAATAGTTACTTCTACTGGAATGAATACTGAGCTTGGTAAAATAGCTTCTCTTTTAGAAGCTACAAAAGAAAAATCAACTCCACTTCAAGTATCCCTTGATAACTTTGGGAAAAAACTTTCAATTGGAATAATCATACTTTGTATAATTGTATTTGGAATAAATGTATTACATGGTGCAAAAATGCTTGATTCACTTATGTTTGCTGTGGCTCTGGCAGTTGCTGCCATACCAGAAGCTCTAAGTTCTATTGTTACAATTGTTCTTGCTCTTGGTACTCAAAAATTGTCAAAAGAAAATGCTATCATAAAAAATCTGAAATCTGTTGAATCTCTTGGTTGTATTTCTGTAATATGTTCTGATAAAACTGGAACTCTTACACAAAATAAAATGACTGTAAAACAGGTATATATCAATAATAAAGTATATAACGAAAAAGGACTGGATATAAAAGATACTGGTGAATCTCTTATTTTAAAAGAAAGTATACTTTGTAATGATGCTACAAGTGAAATAGGAGATCCTACAGAAATTGCTCTGATAAATCTTTCTGAAATAAATTACAACATAGACAGTAAAGAATTGAAAGAAAAATATCCTCGTATTTCTGAAATTCCATTTGATTCAGATAGAAAACTTATGAGTACAGTTCATGAAATTGATAATGAAATACTAATGCTTACTAAAGGTGCTTTAGATTCAGTTCTTCCAAAGACTACTCATATTCTTGTTAATAATGAAGTTAGAGAAATTACTAAAACTGATATTGAAAATATTGAAAATATCAACACTATGTTTGCTGAAACTGGTTTAAGAGTTCTTACTTTTGCTTATAAAATATTAAATGAAAGAAAAGAAATTACAAGAGAAGATGAAGATAAATTTATATTTATTGGTCTTGTTGGAATGATTGATCCTCCTAGAGAGGAATCTAAAGCAGCTGTTGAAAAATGTATCACAGCTGGAATAAAACCTGTAATGATAACAGGAGATCATAAAATTACTGCTACAACTATTGCTAAAGAGATAGGTATTTATCAAGAGGGAGATAATGTTCTTGAAGGTATTGAAGTTGAAAAAATGAGTGATGAAGAACTTATTAATAAAGTTGCTTCTACTTCCGTTTATGCAAGAGTTTCTCCTGAACATAAAATAAGAATAGTTACTGCATGGCAGTCATTGGGAAAAATATGTGCCATGACTGGTGATGGAGTGAATGATGCTCCAGCATTGAAAAGAGCTGATATAGGTATTGCCATGGGTATTACAGGAACTGAAGTTTCAAAAGATGCAGCTTCTATGATACTTACTGATGATAATTTCTCTACAATAGTAAAAGCTGTAACTACTGGTAGAAATATTTATTCTAATATTAAAAATTCTATAAGATTTTTACTTTCAGGTAATACTGCTGGTATTCTTGCTGTATTGTATTCATCTCTTGCAGGACTTCCAGTAATTTTTGCCCCAGTACATCTGTTGTTTATTAATCTTTTGACTGACAGTCTACCAGCTATTGCTATTGGAATGGAACCTTCACATGGAGATATACTTACTGAAAAACCTCGTGATCCAAAAGAACCTATTCTTACAAAGGAACTTGCTGGAAAGATTCTTATTGAAGGATTATTAATTGCAGTCTTTGTAATGCTGGCTTTCTATATGGGATACCAAGGTGGAGATACTTTAAAAGGAAGTACAATGGCCTTTAGTGTTTTATGTTTAGCTAGATTGTTCCATGGATTTAACTGTAGAGGTGGAAGCTCTATAATAGGATTGGGATTATTTTCCAATATGTTTTCTATAGCAGCCTTTGTCATTGGATTTATATTACTGAATGGAATTCTTATTTTCCCTGTTTTCCACTCAATATTCCATGTAGCTCCTTTAAGTGTCAATGATTTGCTTTACATATATGGACTAGCATTTATTCCAACTTTAATTATTCAAATATCTAAATTTATTAAATATAGAAAATAA
- the pyrB gene encoding Aspartate carbamoyltransferase catalytic chain → MKDFISIKDLTKEEVLEVLNLALELSENPEPELISGKIVGSLFFEPSTRTRLSFTSAAYRIGGKVLGFDSPDATSVKKGESLRDTVKMVEAYSDIIVMRHNIEGGPKFASEISKNPVINAGDGSNEHPSQTLLDLFTIKKELGKIEGVKIAFVGDLKYGRTVHSLTKALEMFDAEFYFVAPDSIQIPEYITKELDEKGMKYHICSEYEPILSEIDVLYMTRIQKERFEDIEEFNKVSGVYKISKDTIVGKCQDHMIVMHPLPRVDEINIDLDDTKHALYFKQAANGVPVREAMFALALGAKKSTAPVKEEKNVEENNKVVCSNHKCVTHFEETTNKVIVKDYGKFCYYCGKEIK, encoded by the coding sequence ATGAAAGATTTTATATCAATAAAAGATTTGACAAAAGAGGAAGTTTTAGAGGTTTTAAATCTAGCTCTTGAATTATCTGAAAATCCAGAACCTGAGCTGATATCTGGAAAAATAGTAGGAAGTCTTTTCTTTGAACCATCTACTAGAACAAGATTATCTTTCACTTCTGCTGCATACAGAATTGGTGGAAAAGTTCTAGGTTTTGACTCTCCAGACGCTACTTCTGTAAAAAAAGGTGAATCATTGAGAGATACAGTGAAAATGGTAGAAGCTTATTCTGATATCATTGTCATGAGGCACAATATTGAAGGTGGTCCTAAATTTGCTTCTGAAATTTCTAAAAATCCTGTAATCAATGCTGGCGATGGTTCTAATGAACACCCAAGTCAAACACTTTTAGATCTTTTTACAATAAAAAAAGAACTAGGAAAAATAGAAGGTGTGAAAATAGCTTTTGTAGGAGATTTAAAATATGGAAGAACTGTTCATTCTCTTACTAAAGCTCTGGAAATGTTTGATGCAGAATTTTATTTTGTAGCTCCAGATTCTATTCAGATACCTGAGTATATTACAAAGGAACTTGATGAAAAGGGAATGAAATATCATATCTGTTCTGAGTATGAGCCTATTCTTTCTGAGATAGATGTTCTGTATATGACGAGAATCCAGAAAGAAAGATTTGAAGATATTGAAGAATTCAACAAAGTCAGTGGAGTCTATAAAATATCTAAAGATACAATAGTTGGAAAGTGCCAAGATCATATGATAGTTATGCACCCTCTTCCTAGAGTTGATGAAATAAATATAGATTTAGATGATACAAAACATGCTCTATATTTTAAACAGGCTGCTAATGGAGTCCCAGTAAGAGAAGCTATGTTTGCTCTTGCACTGGGAGCAAAAAAATCCACTGCTCCTGTTAAAGAGGAAAAAAATGTAGAAGAAAATAATAAAGTTGTATGTTCCAATCATAAATGTGTAACTCATTTTGAGGAAACAACAAATAAAGTAATAGTTAAAGACTATGGAAAATTCTGCTATTATTGTGGTAAGGAAATTAAATAA
- the gltT_3 gene encoding Glutamate-aspartate carrier protein, whose translation MGKIKDSLILKLILGVIVGLVIGLYCNETVIGVIQSIKFILGQLISFTVPLIILGFIAPAITKMKSNASKMLGLMLMLAYFSSVGAALFSMIGGFILIPKMHIVPNVEGLKHLPELIFKVEIPPPFTVMTALVLALFLGLAVVWTQSTNFEKLLDEFNNIMLKIVYMIIIPILPFFIASTFATLAYEGGITKQLPVFLKVVVIVLIGHFIWLTVLYSIGGVVSGKNPFNLLKFYGPAYLTAVGTMSSAATLPVALSCAKKSGALDEDIADFAIPLGATVHLCGSVLTEVFFVMTVSQVLYGHLPAVGTMVLFIVLLGIFAVGAPGVPGGTVMASLGIIISVLGFDENGVALMLTIFALQDSFGTACNVVGDGALALILNGVFKKSQQKA comes from the coding sequence ATGGGAAAAATCAAAGATAGTCTAATTTTAAAACTAATCCTTGGAGTAATAGTTGGATTAGTAATTGGATTATACTGTAACGAAACTGTTATTGGAGTAATCCAATCTATCAAATTTATTCTTGGGCAGTTAATATCATTTACTGTACCATTAATCATTTTAGGTTTTATAGCTCCAGCTATAACTAAAATGAAATCTAATGCCAGCAAAATGCTTGGACTTATGCTTATGCTTGCTTATTTTTCATCTGTAGGGGCTGCACTATTTTCAATGATAGGAGGATTTATTCTTATACCTAAAATGCATATTGTTCCTAATGTAGAAGGATTAAAACATCTTCCTGAACTTATTTTCAAAGTGGAGATTCCACCTCCATTTACAGTTATGACAGCTTTAGTTCTTGCACTTTTCTTAGGGCTTGCTGTTGTTTGGACACAATCTACAAACTTTGAAAAACTTTTAGATGAATTTAATAATATCATGCTTAAAATAGTTTATATGATTATTATACCTATACTTCCATTCTTTATAGCTTCTACTTTTGCAACATTAGCATATGAAGGTGGAATTACTAAACAGCTTCCAGTTTTCTTAAAAGTTGTTGTAATAGTTCTTATAGGACACTTTATCTGGCTTACAGTTCTTTACTCTATTGGAGGGGTTGTTTCTGGAAAAAATCCATTTAATCTTTTAAAATTCTATGGACCTGCCTATTTAACAGCTGTAGGAACTATGTCATCTGCTGCTACTCTTCCAGTGGCATTGAGCTGTGCTAAAAAATCTGGAGCTTTAGATGAAGATATAGCTGACTTTGCTATTCCATTAGGTGCTACTGTACATTTATGTGGTTCTGTTCTTACAGAAGTCTTCTTTGTAATGACAGTTTCTCAAGTATTATATGGACATCTTCCAGCAGTTGGAACAATGGTTCTGTTTATAGTTCTTTTAGGAATTTTTGCTGTAGGAGCACCTGGAGTTCCTGGTGGAACTGTTATGGCTTCTCTTGGTATCATTATTTCTGTATTAGGTTTTGATGAAAATGGAGTTGCTTTAATGCTTACTATATTTGCTCTACAAGACAGCTTTGGAACTGCTTGTAACGTTGTTGGTGATGGGGCTCTTGCTTTAATCCTAAATGGTGTCTTCAAAAAAAGCCAGCAAAAAGCTTAA
- the pyrC_2 gene encoding Dihydroorotase, with product MLVKNCKIIDKDGKDIITDILIQNEIITKIEKNISIPNEEIIDAEEKYVLPGIIDVHTHMRDPGLTQKEDFTTGSMACARGGVTTFIDMPNTIPATITKSILEDKKNLMKGRAYVDYGFHFGGSKKDNSDEIKNIINESASTKIFLNMSTGDMLIDDEKTVENIFRESKIISVHAEEEMVAKAIEFCEKYDKELYLCHLSKASEIELLKAAKARGAKVFGEVTPHHLFLNVDDVNKTERSKLLLRMKPELKEKYDNDVLWTALADGTLDTIGTDHAPHLIEEKLAKLTFGVPSVENSLEMMLNGVKNGKITLKRLIEVMCSKPADIFKIKNKGKIAVGYDGDLVIIDITDNSPVKDDKVITKAGWTPYENCNKGGKVLTTILRGKIVYSNGKFNGLHGREIKYYE from the coding sequence ATGCTAGTCAAAAACTGTAAAATCATTGATAAAGATGGAAAAGACATCATCACTGATATATTAATTCAAAATGAAATTATTACTAAAATAGAAAAAAATATTTCTATTCCTAATGAAGAAATAATAGATGCTGAGGAAAAATATGTACTTCCTGGTATAATTGATGTCCATACTCATATGAGAGATCCAGGACTTACTCAAAAAGAAGATTTTACTACTGGAAGTATGGCTTGTGCTAGAGGTGGTGTGACTACATTTATAGATATGCCTAATACTATCCCAGCAACTATTACTAAGAGTATTCTTGAAGACAAGAAAAATCTTATGAAAGGAAGAGCATATGTAGATTATGGATTTCATTTTGGAGGAAGTAAAAAAGATAACAGTGACGAAATTAAAAATATAATAAATGAAAGTGCATCTACTAAAATATTTCTTAATATGTCTACTGGAGATATGCTTATAGATGATGAAAAAACTGTTGAAAATATATTTAGAGAATCAAAAATAATATCTGTACATGCTGAAGAGGAAATGGTGGCAAAAGCTATTGAGTTTTGTGAAAAATATGATAAAGAGCTTTATCTTTGCCATTTATCTAAAGCCAGTGAAATTGAGCTTTTAAAAGCTGCAAAGGCAAGAGGGGCAAAAGTATTTGGAGAAGTTACTCCTCATCACCTTTTCTTAAATGTAGATGATGTAAATAAAACTGAAAGAAGTAAACTTTTACTTAGAATGAAGCCTGAGCTGAAAGAAAAATATGACAATGATGTTCTCTGGACTGCTTTAGCTGATGGCACTCTTGACACTATTGGTACAGATCATGCTCCACATCTTATTGAAGAGAAACTTGCAAAACTTACTTTTGGAGTTCCAAGTGTAGAAAATTCTCTTGAAATGATGCTCAATGGAGTAAAAAATGGAAAAATAACTTTAAAAAGACTTATAGAGGTAATGTGTAGTAAACCAGCTGATATCTTTAAAATAAAAAATAAAGGTAAAATAGCTGTTGGTTATGATGGAGATCTTGTAATTATAGATATAACTGATAATTCTCCTGTAAAGGACGATAAAGTAATAACAAAAGCTGGCTGGACTCCATATGAGAATTGCAACAAAGGTGGAAAAGTTTTAACAACTATATTAAGAGGTAAAATAGTTTATTCAAATGGTAAATTCAATGGATTACATGGGAGGGAAATAAAATATTATGAGTAG
- the pyrE gene encoding Orotate phosphoribosyltransferase, protein MSRAKEVAKSLLKTGAVKLNVKEPFTFVSGIKSPIYCDNRKMIGYPAERKVVVDEFVKKLSEKDFDVVAGTATAGIPWAAFIAWEMNKPMSYIRGEKKDHGAGRQIEGADFAGKKVIVIEDLISTGGSSIKAVEAARNEGAASVEVVSIFSYEFDKAFKNFADNNIPWESLSNFSALLELAREEKYLTEEEAEIASSWNKNTDTWGR, encoded by the coding sequence ATGAGTAGAGCAAAAGAAGTAGCTAAATCATTATTAAAAACAGGAGCAGTAAAATTAAATGTAAAAGAACCATTTACATTTGTATCTGGTATTAAAAGTCCTATATACTGTGACAATAGAAAAATGATAGGATATCCTGCTGAAAGAAAAGTAGTAGTTGATGAATTCGTAAAAAAATTATCTGAAAAAGATTTTGATGTAGTAGCTGGTACTGCTACTGCTGGTATTCCTTGGGCTGCATTTATAGCTTGGGAAATGAACAAACCTATGAGCTATATCAGAGGAGAAAAGAAAGATCACGGTGCTGGAAGACAAATTGAAGGAGCTGACTTTGCTGGTAAAAAAGTAATAGTTATTGAAGATCTTATTTCTACTGGAGGAAGTTCTATCAAAGCTGTAGAAGCTGCAAGAAATGAAGGAGCTGCTTCTGTTGAAGTTGTTTCTATATTCTCTTATGAATTTGATAAGGCTTTTAAAAACTTTGCAGACAACAATATTCCTTGGGAATCATTGTCAAATTTCTCTGCTCTTCTTGAATTAGCAAGAGAAGAAAAATATCTTACTGAAGAAGAAGCAGAAATAGCTTCATCTTGGAATAAAAATACTGATACTTGGGGAAGATAA
- the pyrF gene encoding Orotidine 5'-phosphate decarboxylase produces MNAKDRMIIALDFPTMEAAKNLVEKIGDGATFYKVGLELFLNSKGEMIDYLASKGKKIFLDLKFHDIPNTTAMASVFAAKQNVFMFNVHASGGKKMMSKVVEEVKSVNPDNIVIGVTVLTSLSAEDVEETFHSKLSLAELALNWAKLGKSAGLDGVVCSPWEAKLIKEACGKDFKTVCPGVRPRWSATNDQERIMTPKDAIINDCDFLVIGRPITKNEDPANAAKLVAAEIEEGMKEAGLC; encoded by the coding sequence ATGAACGCAAAAGATAGAATGATAATAGCACTAGACTTTCCTACTATGGAAGCTGCTAAAAATTTAGTTGAAAAAATCGGTGATGGAGCTACTTTTTACAAAGTGGGACTTGAGCTTTTCTTAAACTCAAAAGGTGAAATGATAGATTATCTTGCTTCTAAAGGGAAAAAGATATTTCTTGATCTTAAATTCCATGATATTCCAAATACAACAGCAATGGCTTCAGTTTTTGCTGCTAAACAAAATGTATTCATGTTCAATGTACATGCAAGTGGTGGGAAAAAAATGATGTCGAAGGTTGTTGAAGAAGTAAAATCTGTAAATCCTGATAATATAGTTATTGGAGTTACTGTTCTTACAAGTCTTTCTGCTGAAGATGTAGAAGAAACTTTCCACTCTAAATTATCTCTTGCTGAATTAGCATTGAACTGGGCTAAATTAGGTAAAAGTGCTGGGCTTGATGGAGTAGTATGTTCTCCTTGGGAAGCTAAACTTATAAAAGAAGCTTGTGGAAAAGATTTTAAAACTGTATGTCCAGGTGTAAGACCTAGATGGTCAGCAACTAATGATCAGGAAAGAATAATGACTCCTAAAGATGCAATAATAAACGATTGTGACTTCTTGGTTATTGGAAGACCAATAACTAAAAATGAAGATCCAGCTAATGCTGCTAAACTAGTAGCTGCTGAAATTGAAGAGGGAATGAAAGAGGCTGGATTATGCTAG
- the thiB gene encoding Thiamine-binding periplasmic protein precursor, with the protein MKKLILSLLLILSVSSFSEEIIVYGPSSAKWIGKSFAPIFKEKTGVDIKFISIDGLVSRLKLEEKNPKADIVIGLTSLSTEIAKKENLITPYIPKNISNIKSSDFLMDKEGYATPFDYGLLAINYDTKKIPVPPKNLAELGKLEKQLLVENPATSSTGEEALLWSIALYGENWKNFWNVLKPAIYTAEPGWSEAFAKFTAGEAPMMVGYATSNLFFSQDEEQSRFSSFLLEDGTFMYLEGASLVNKKETKEGAKKFMEYVLSEDFQNLVPQKNYMFPVTEISLTEEFKFVPVAEKTVKLSDEQVKDLVKNLDIYKSELIEILKK; encoded by the coding sequence ATGAAAAAATTGATTTTATCACTGCTTTTAATTTTATCTGTTTCTTCTTTTTCGGAAGAAATTATAGTTTATGGACCTAGTTCTGCAAAATGGATAGGAAAATCCTTTGCTCCTATATTTAAAGAAAAAACTGGAGTAGATATTAAATTTATATCTATTGACGGACTTGTATCAAGACTTAAGCTTGAAGAAAAAAATCCCAAAGCTGATATTGTAATTGGATTGACTTCTCTAAGTACTGAAATAGCAAAAAAAGAGAATCTTATCACTCCTTATATTCCTAAAAATATTTCTAATATAAAAAGTTCTGATTTTCTAATGGATAAAGAGGGATATGCCACTCCTTTTGATTATGGACTTCTAGCTATCAACTATGATACAAAAAAGATTCCTGTTCCACCTAAAAATCTGGCAGAACTTGGTAAATTAGAGAAACAGCTTTTAGTTGAAAATCCTGCCACTTCATCTACTGGAGAAGAAGCTCTCTTATGGAGTATTGCTTTATATGGAGAAAACTGGAAAAATTTCTGGAATGTTTTAAAGCCTGCCATATACACAGCCGAACCTGGTTGGAGTGAAGCTTTTGCTAAATTTACTGCTGGAGAAGCCCCTATGATGGTTGGATATGCTACAAGCAATCTTTTCTTCTCACAAGATGAGGAACAAAGCAGATTCAGCAGTTTTCTTTTAGAAGATGGAACTTTTATGTATCTGGAGGGAGCATCTTTAGTGAACAAAAAAGAAACAAAAGAGGGAGCTAAAAAATTTATGGAATATGTTCTTAGTGAAGATTTTCAAAATCTAGTTCCTCAAAAAAATTATATGTTCCCAGTTACTGAGATTTCTCTTACTGAAGAATTTAAATTTGTTCCTGTTGCTGAAAAAACTGTAAAACTTAGTGATGAGCAGGTTAAAGATCTTGTCAAAAACCTCGATATATACAAATCAGAGTTAATAGAAATTTTAAAAAAATAA
- the pyrD gene encoding Dihydroorotate dehydrogenase B (NAD(+)), catalytic subunit produces the protein MNRLQTKFLGVDFKNPIVTSSGCFGFGLEYRDYFDPNVLGGIVVKGLTMEPRDGNYGTRVAETPGGMLNCVGLENPGIDYFETHILKDMKEAGITTNIIANINGKTVEEYIEIAKRVEKIKEVDIIELNISCPNVKDGGMAFGANPEVAGRVTREVRKVTTKPLVVKLSPNVTDIAYIAKVVEENGADAVSLINTLLGMAIDLKTKKPLLGNTFGGFSGPAVKPVALRMVYQVYKAVNIPIVGMGGISSTEDALEFIMAGASMVSLGTGIFFNPVLPVEVAEGLQKYCEENNIENINELVGIAHR, from the coding sequence ATGAATAGACTGCAGACTAAATTTTTAGGTGTCGACTTTAAGAATCCTATTGTTACATCATCTGGTTGCTTTGGATTCGGACTTGAATATAGAGATTATTTTGATCCAAATGTACTTGGAGGAATAGTTGTGAAAGGGCTTACTATGGAGCCTAGAGATGGAAATTATGGAACAAGAGTAGCTGAAACTCCCGGTGGAATGCTTAATTGTGTGGGACTTGAAAATCCCGGAATTGATTATTTTGAAACTCATATCTTAAAGGATATGAAAGAAGCTGGCATCACTACTAATATAATAGCAAATATCAATGGAAAAACTGTTGAAGAATATATAGAAATAGCTAAAAGAGTAGAAAAAATAAAAGAAGTGGATATAATAGAATTAAATATTTCTTGCCCAAATGTAAAAGATGGAGGAATGGCCTTTGGAGCTAATCCTGAAGTTGCTGGAAGAGTTACAAGAGAAGTTAGAAAAGTAACAACAAAACCTTTAGTGGTAAAACTATCTCCTAATGTTACTGACATAGCTTATATAGCAAAAGTTGTAGAAGAAAATGGAGCAGATGCAGTATCTCTTATCAATACTCTATTGGGAATGGCTATTGATTTAAAAACTAAAAAACCTCTGCTGGGAAATACTTTTGGAGGATTTTCAGGACCTGCTGTTAAACCAGTAGCTTTGAGAATGGTATATCAGGTATATAAAGCTGTAAATATACCAATAGTTGGTATGGGAGGAATTTCAAGTACAGAAGATGCTCTTGAATTTATAATGGCTGGAGCTTCTATGGTATCACTTGGAACTGGTATCTTCTTTAATCCTGTTCTTCCAGTGGAGGTTGCTGAGGGATTACAGAAATATTGTGAAGAAAATAATATTGAAAATATAAATGAATTAGTTGGTATAGCACACAGATAA
- the pyrK_1 gene encoding Dihydrdoorotate oxidase B, electron transfer subunit, producing MFLEDCLILENRNIAGQNYLMRLKAEKSIPVSKAGQFFMIQCKNKLHILRRPISLHYVDKNKMELEFYYEVKGGGTKEFAEMKAGETINIQGPLGHGFSTDMTGKKLLVVGGGMGMAPMKLLVEVLKKNNEVVFIAGGRNAEAVEILSNFNFDGAELHITTDDGSAGTKGTVIVKMEELMNSKKFDMVFTCGPHKMMEAVAKTSSKYNTECEISLEERMACGVKACVGCSIKTREGMKKVCHDGPVFKSETIVDLEPAERTETCCGN from the coding sequence ATGTTTTTAGAAGACTGTCTGATTTTAGAAAACAGGAATATTGCAGGACAAAATTATCTTATGAGATTAAAAGCTGAAAAAAGCATACCAGTATCAAAAGCTGGACAATTCTTTATGATTCAATGCAAAAACAAGCTTCATATACTGAGAAGACCAATAAGTCTGCACTATGTAGATAAAAATAAAATGGAACTTGAATTTTACTATGAAGTAAAAGGTGGAGGAACAAAAGAATTTGCTGAAATGAAAGCTGGAGAAACTATAAATATTCAAGGACCTCTTGGACATGGATTTTCTACTGATATGACAGGTAAAAAACTTTTAGTAGTTGGTGGTGGAATGGGAATGGCTCCTATGAAGCTTCTTGTAGAAGTATTAAAGAAAAATAATGAAGTTGTTTTCATAGCTGGAGGAAGAAATGCTGAAGCTGTTGAAATCCTTTCTAATTTTAATTTTGACGGTGCAGAGCTTCATATAACAACTGATGATGGTTCAGCTGGTACTAAGGGAACTGTTATTGTTAAAATGGAAGAGCTTATGAACAGCAAGAAATTTGATATGGTTTTCACTTGTGGTCCTCATAAAATGATGGAAGCAGTGGCAAAAACTTCATCAAAATACAATACAGAATGTGAAATATCATTAGAAGAAAGAATGGCTTGTGGAGTAAAAGCTTGTGTTGGGTGTTCTATCAAAACTAGAGAGGGAATGAAAAAGGTATGTCATGACGGACCTGTCTTCAAATCTGAAACTATTGTAGACCTTGAACCTGCTGAAAGAACTGAAACTTGTTGTGGTAATTAA